The following coding sequences are from one Streptomyces angustmyceticus window:
- a CDS encoding alkaline phosphatase family protein: MVHTAPAWPEPEPLDPLGAPVPRYGTGSLADLLPTIATGLGMTGLATSMELAPADRACVFLIDGLGWELLRAHPEEAPFLTSLLGTSFNGSGRPLTAGFPSTTATSLASVGTGLPPGAHGLPGYTCENPATGALMNQLRWYPWTEPRAWQPYPTVFQRADAAGIHTCQVSAPDFQHTPLTQVALSGGTFHGRLSGEERMDLAAEQLAAGDRSLVYTYYSEVDGKGHRYGVDSDAWRGQLMYVDRLAQRLAEQLPPRSALYITADHGMIDIPFDPESRIDFDEDWELRAGVRLLGGEGRARHVYAHPGAAADVLAVWREVVGEQMWVASREEAIAAGWFGAGVDDRVRARIGDVVAAAHADMVIIATEREPRESEMVGMHGSMTPVEQLVPLLEVRT; this comes from the coding sequence ATGGTCCACACCGCCCCCGCCTGGCCGGAACCCGAACCGCTCGACCCGCTCGGCGCCCCGGTACCCCGGTACGGCACCGGCTCGCTCGCCGATCTGCTGCCCACCATCGCCACCGGGCTCGGCATGACCGGCCTCGCCACCTCCATGGAGCTGGCGCCCGCCGACCGGGCCTGCGTCTTCCTGATCGACGGCCTCGGCTGGGAGCTGCTGCGGGCCCACCCGGAGGAGGCGCCGTTCCTCACTTCCCTCCTGGGCACCTCGTTCAACGGCAGCGGCCGCCCGCTCACCGCGGGCTTCCCGTCCACCACCGCCACCTCGCTCGCCTCGGTCGGCACCGGCCTGCCGCCGGGCGCCCACGGCCTGCCCGGCTACACCTGCGAGAACCCGGCCACCGGCGCCCTGATGAACCAGCTGCGCTGGTACCCGTGGACCGAGCCGCGTGCCTGGCAGCCGTATCCGACGGTCTTCCAGCGCGCGGACGCCGCCGGGATCCACACCTGCCAGGTCTCCGCGCCGGACTTCCAGCACACCCCGCTCACCCAGGTCGCGCTGAGCGGTGGCACGTTCCACGGCAGGCTGTCCGGCGAGGAGCGGATGGACCTCGCGGCCGAGCAGCTCGCCGCCGGTGACCGTTCGCTCGTCTACACGTACTACTCCGAGGTGGACGGCAAGGGCCACCGCTACGGCGTCGACTCCGACGCCTGGCGCGGCCAGTTGATGTACGTCGACCGGCTCGCCCAGCGGCTGGCCGAACAACTGCCGCCGCGCAGCGCTCTCTACATCACCGCCGACCACGGCATGATCGATATCCCGTTCGACCCCGAGTCCCGGATCGACTTCGACGAGGACTGGGAACTGCGCGCCGGCGTACGCCTGTTGGGCGGCGAGGGCCGCGCACGCCATGTGTACGCCCACCCGGGCGCGGCCGCCGACGTCCTCGCCGTGTGGCGCGAGGTGGTCGGCGAGCAGATGTGGGTGGCGAGCCGCGAAGAGGCCATCGCCGCGGGGTGGTTCGGGGCGGGGGTCGACGACCGGGTCCGGGCCCGGATCGGTGATGTCGTCGCGGCCGCGCACGCCGACATGGTGATCATCGCGACCGAACGAGAGCCCCGCGAATCGGAGATGGTGGGCATGCACGGCTCGATGACCCCGGTGGAGCAGCTGGTGCCGCTCCTGGAAGTCCGCACCTGA
- a CDS encoding DUF5998 family protein, whose translation MAKTGTTTQGLRAAIERSGYYPTLVAEAVQAAVGGEPVVSYLVHQETTFDANEVRRHVTVLVLTGTRFIVSHTDEQAADATSPSPYATTSTESVKLSRISSVVLSRVVANPESYTPGQLPREVVLTIGWGAVARLDLEPAACGDPNCEADHGYTGSSTADDLSLRVSEAGDGPDSVRETLTFAQALSEATAATPTSR comes from the coding sequence ATGGCTAAGACCGGTACGACGACCCAGGGGCTGCGCGCGGCGATCGAGCGCAGCGGCTATTACCCGACGCTCGTGGCCGAGGCGGTGCAGGCCGCGGTCGGCGGCGAGCCCGTGGTGTCGTACCTCGTCCACCAGGAGACGACCTTCGACGCCAACGAGGTGCGCCGCCATGTCACGGTCCTGGTCCTGACCGGCACCCGCTTCATCGTCAGCCACACCGACGAGCAGGCCGCCGACGCCACCTCCCCGTCGCCGTACGCCACCACCTCCACCGAGTCCGTCAAGCTGAGCCGGATCTCCTCCGTGGTGCTCAGCCGGGTGGTCGCCAACCCCGAGTCGTACACCCCGGGCCAGCTGCCCCGCGAGGTCGTGCTCACCATCGGCTGGGGCGCGGTCGCCCGCCTGGACCTGGAGCCCGCCGCCTGCGGCGACCCCAACTGCGAGGCGGACCACGGCTACACCGGCTCCTCCACCGCCGACGACCTGTCGCTGCGGGTCAGCGAGGCCGGCGACGGACCGGACTCGGTGCGCGAGACGCTCACCTTCGCCCAGGCGCTCTCCGAGGCCACCGCGGCCACCCCCACCTCCCGCTGA
- a CDS encoding bifunctional acetate--CoA ligase family protein/GNAT family N-acetyltransferase, translating into MQQPPDHAYPTHWEADVVLRDGGTARIRPITPDDAERLVSFYEQVSDESKYYRFFAPYPRLSDRDVHRFTHHDYVDRVGLAATVGGEFIATVRYDRINDQGLPAKSPEDDQAEVAFLVQDAHQGRGVASALLEHIAAVARERGIRRFAAEVLPANSKMIKVFTDAGYTHQRTFEDGVVRLEFDLEPTEQSMAVMRGREQRAEARSVQRLLAPGSVAVIGVGRTPGGVGRTALRSLLDSGFTGRVHAVNHAFPEGMRRLRPEDVPAVRALREIPDPVDLAVIAVPADRVPDVVRDCGEHGVQGVLILSSGYAEAGPEGRERQRALLRQARSYGMRLIGPNAFGLINTAPDVRLNASLAPRMPGAGRIGLFTQSGAIGIALLSGLHARGPGDGGIAGISAFVSAGNRADVSGNDLLQYWYDDPDTDVVILYLESIGNPRKFARLARRTAAVKPVVVAKGARHNGTAPPGHAVPTVRVPDSTVAALMRQAGVIRVDTVTELIDAGLLLASQPLPAGPRIAILGNSESLALLAYDACLTEQLRPQSPRVLPSAATPDDFAAALAEALSGDGCDAVIVTAIPWVGEGSAVSPADSEGVALAAALRTAAEAHPEKPVTVVHLAMDDLAETLAAPAPAPARSTEPTAAAPAPDRSDPAPAPAHPAPAPARPAHRAPTPTPHSPLSPPPPPVPSNRTRPLLPPGPPPALAAHQPAPCRDADAAPVSRRRSDPLRIPAYPAAERAVRSLAEAVRYAAWRREAAEPGRVPEFDDIQEAAAGADIDRLLHRLTPDAPTGRSVPVPSQDAEALLARYGIRTRPVLSAPDPDTAVRAAARLGYPVALKTTAPHLRHRADLGGVRLDIAGEAELRRTYAELTDFLGSPEVLRPVVQSMVPRGVDTVIRAAIDPAAGAVLSFGLAGAPSQLLGDVAHRLIPATDRDVAEQIRSIRAAPLLFGWRGSQPVDTAALAEVLLRVSRLVDDHPEVVGVDLEPVVVAAHGLSVLGATVRLARAPATTDLGPRRLPVY; encoded by the coding sequence ATGCAGCAACCGCCGGACCACGCGTACCCGACCCACTGGGAAGCCGACGTGGTGCTGCGCGACGGCGGCACGGCGCGGATCCGCCCCATCACCCCCGACGACGCCGAGCGGCTGGTCTCCTTCTACGAGCAGGTCTCGGACGAGTCGAAGTACTACCGCTTCTTCGCGCCGTATCCGCGGCTGTCCGACCGCGATGTGCACCGTTTCACCCACCACGACTACGTCGACCGGGTCGGGCTCGCGGCCACCGTCGGCGGCGAGTTCATCGCCACCGTCCGCTACGACCGGATCAACGACCAGGGGCTGCCCGCCAAGAGCCCCGAGGACGACCAGGCCGAGGTCGCCTTCCTCGTCCAGGACGCCCATCAAGGCAGGGGCGTCGCCTCCGCCCTCCTGGAGCACATCGCGGCCGTCGCCCGTGAGCGCGGCATCCGCCGGTTCGCCGCCGAGGTACTGCCCGCGAACTCCAAGATGATCAAGGTCTTCACGGACGCGGGCTACACCCACCAGCGCACCTTCGAAGACGGTGTGGTGCGCCTGGAGTTCGACCTGGAGCCGACCGAGCAGTCCATGGCCGTGATGCGCGGACGCGAGCAGCGCGCCGAGGCCCGGTCCGTGCAGCGGCTGCTCGCCCCGGGGTCGGTCGCCGTCATCGGCGTCGGCCGCACCCCCGGCGGCGTCGGCCGCACCGCGCTGCGCAGCCTCCTGGACTCCGGCTTCACGGGCCGGGTGCACGCGGTCAACCACGCCTTCCCCGAGGGCATGCGACGGCTGCGGCCCGAAGACGTACCGGCCGTCCGCGCCCTGCGGGAGATCCCCGACCCGGTCGACCTCGCCGTCATCGCCGTCCCCGCGGACCGCGTCCCCGACGTGGTCCGCGACTGCGGCGAACACGGCGTCCAGGGCGTGCTGATCCTGTCCTCCGGCTACGCCGAGGCGGGCCCGGAGGGCCGGGAGCGGCAGCGCGCGCTGCTCCGCCAGGCCCGCTCCTACGGCATGCGGCTCATCGGGCCCAACGCCTTCGGCCTGATCAACACCGCCCCCGACGTCCGGCTGAACGCCTCCCTCGCCCCCCGGATGCCCGGCGCCGGCCGTATCGGCCTGTTCACCCAGTCCGGTGCCATCGGCATCGCCCTGCTCAGCGGGCTGCACGCGCGCGGCCCCGGTGACGGCGGGATCGCCGGTATCTCCGCCTTCGTCTCCGCGGGCAACCGCGCCGACGTCTCCGGCAACGACCTGCTCCAGTACTGGTACGACGACCCGGACACCGACGTCGTGATCCTCTATTTGGAGTCCATCGGCAACCCGCGCAAATTCGCCCGGCTCGCCCGTCGCACCGCTGCCGTCAAGCCGGTCGTCGTCGCCAAGGGGGCCCGGCACAACGGCACCGCGCCGCCCGGCCACGCCGTGCCCACCGTCCGCGTCCCCGACAGCACCGTCGCGGCCCTGATGCGCCAGGCCGGCGTGATCCGCGTCGACACGGTCACGGAGCTGATCGACGCCGGCCTGCTGCTGGCCTCCCAGCCGCTCCCGGCCGGCCCGCGCATCGCCATCCTCGGCAACTCCGAGTCGCTGGCGCTCCTCGCCTACGACGCCTGCCTGACCGAACAGCTGCGCCCGCAGAGCCCCCGGGTGCTGCCCTCCGCGGCCACACCGGACGACTTCGCGGCCGCCCTCGCCGAGGCGCTGTCCGGCGACGGCTGCGACGCCGTGATCGTCACGGCCATCCCCTGGGTGGGGGAGGGGTCCGCCGTCTCACCGGCCGACAGCGAAGGCGTCGCACTCGCCGCCGCCCTGCGCACCGCGGCCGAGGCACATCCGGAGAAGCCGGTGACGGTCGTCCACCTCGCCATGGACGACCTCGCCGAGACCCTCGCGGCGCCGGCACCGGCACCGGCCCGGTCGACGGAGCCCACAGCCGCAGCCCCCGCCCCGGACAGGTCCGACCCGGCCCCCGCGCCCGCGCACCCGGCCCCCGCGCCCGCTCGCCCCGCGCACCGGGCCCCCACCCCGACCCCACACTCCCCGCTCTCACCCCCTCCCCCGCCCGTTCCGTCGAACCGCACACGCCCCCTGCTCCCCCCGGGGCCGCCGCCGGCCCTCGCGGCTCATCAGCCGGCTCCGTGCCGTGACGCCGACGCGGCCCCCGTGTCCCGGCGCCGGTCCGACCCCCTCCGTATCCCCGCCTATCCCGCCGCCGAGCGCGCCGTGCGCTCCCTCGCCGAGGCCGTCCGCTACGCCGCATGGCGACGGGAGGCCGCCGAGCCGGGCCGGGTGCCCGAGTTCGACGACATCCAGGAGGCCGCGGCCGGCGCCGACATCGACCGCCTCCTGCACCGCCTCACCCCCGACGCCCCCACGGGCCGCTCCGTCCCGGTGCCGTCCCAGGACGCCGAGGCCCTGCTCGCCCGCTACGGCATCCGCACCCGGCCGGTCCTCTCGGCCCCCGATCCGGACACCGCCGTCCGCGCCGCCGCCCGCCTCGGCTATCCGGTGGCCCTCAAGACCACCGCGCCCCATCTGCGTCACCGCGCCGACCTCGGCGGGGTCCGGCTCGACATCGCCGGGGAGGCGGAACTCCGCCGCACCTACGCCGAATTGACCGATTTCCTCGGCTCCCCGGAAGTCCTGCGTCCGGTCGTCCAGTCGATGGTGCCGCGCGGCGTCGACACCGTCATCCGGGCCGCCATCGACCCGGCCGCCGGCGCCGTGCTCTCCTTCGGTCTGGCCGGGGCGCCCTCCCAGCTGCTCGGCGACGTCGCCCACCGCCTCATCCCCGCCACCGACCGCGACGTCGCGGAGCAGATCCGCTCGATCCGTGCCGCCCCGCTGCTGTTCGGCTGGCGCGGCTCCCAGCCGGTGGACACCGCGGCGCTGGCCGAGGTGCTGCTGCGCGTCTCCCGGCTCGTCGACGACCACCCCGAGGTCGTCGGCGTCGACCTCGAACCGGTGGTCGTCGCAGCCCACGGCCTGTCCGTCCTCGGAGCGACCGTCCGCCTGGCCCGTGCCCCCGCCACCACCGACCTCGGCCCCCGCCGGCTGCCCGTCTACTGA
- a CDS encoding HPr family phosphocarrier protein, with protein sequence MAERRVNVGWAEGLHARPASIFVRAATASGVPMTIAKADGNPVNAASMLAVLGLGAQGGEEIVLASDAEGAEAALDRLAKLVAEGLEELPETV encoded by the coding sequence ATGGCAGAGCGCCGCGTCAATGTCGGTTGGGCCGAGGGCCTGCACGCCCGCCCCGCGTCGATCTTCGTCCGTGCGGCCACCGCCTCCGGCGTCCCGATGACGATCGCCAAGGCTGATGGCAACCCCGTCAACGCGGCCTCCATGCTCGCGGTCCTGGGTCTGGGCGCCCAGGGCGGCGAGGAGATCGTGCTGGCCTCCGACGCCGAGGGTGCCGAGGCGGCGCTCGACCGTCTGGCCAAGCTCGTCGCCGAGGGTCTCGAGGAGCTCCCCGAGACCGTCTGA
- a CDS encoding GntR family transcriptional regulator, translating to MRGHISAHAVCTAIRDDIVSGALAPGSRLIEEILAARYGVSRVPVREALRTLQSEGFVTTRHHAGACVAEPTEQEAADLLDVRALLEPLGAARAAARRSPAHLKVLRGLVRLGRERARHGSPADLRQLDGWFHETLAQAAGSPSLTALLTQLRRKIEWMYAVELPARTGESWDEHGAVLDAVARGDAERARALMAAHVERSLPVYRLRRPAETETGEPKAPRVRNPKPPVNTARARS from the coding sequence ATGCGAGGCCATATTTCCGCGCATGCGGTGTGCACGGCGATTCGCGACGACATCGTCTCCGGCGCGCTGGCGCCGGGGAGCCGGCTGATCGAAGAGATCCTGGCGGCCCGCTACGGCGTCTCCCGGGTGCCGGTCCGTGAAGCACTGCGCACCCTGCAGTCCGAAGGGTTCGTCACCACCCGCCATCACGCGGGCGCCTGCGTCGCCGAGCCCACCGAGCAGGAGGCCGCCGACCTCCTCGACGTCCGGGCCCTGTTGGAGCCGCTGGGCGCGGCGCGCGCGGCCGCCCGCCGCAGCCCCGCGCACCTCAAGGTGCTCCGTGGCCTGGTGCGGCTCGGCCGCGAGCGGGCCCGGCACGGCAGCCCCGCGGATCTGCGCCAACTGGACGGCTGGTTCCACGAGACGCTGGCCCAGGCGGCCGGCAGCCCCAGCCTGACCGCGTTGCTGACCCAGTTGCGGCGCAAGATCGAGTGGATGTACGCCGTGGAACTGCCCGCCCGTACGGGGGAGTCGTGGGACGAACACGGTGCGGTGCTGGACGCGGTGGCCCGGGGGGACGCGGAACGGGCTCGCGCCCTGATGGCGGCCCATGTCGAGCGCTCGCTCCCGGTGTACCGGCTCCGGCGCCCCGCCGAGACGGAGACGGGGGAGCCGAAGGCGCCCCGGGTGAGGAATCCGAAACCGCCCGTCAACACGGCGCGCGCCCGCTCTTAA
- a CDS encoding M23 family metallopeptidase, with the protein MAFIRATGKHRRASRPARSTRNIAGIATLAAGGVVASVASPALAATDQARTHDTGLQQAVVLGDELANHVAAQADAQQAEAEAAAAKAKAEAVAKKQAEEAKRRVEAARKAKERAAREAERKRLNTFVAPVADSYVSTSYKASSGLWSSGSHTGIDFHAASGTSVHAVGTGTVVEAGWGGSYGNNIVIKMNDGTYTQYGHLSSLGVSVGQHVTPGQQIGLSGATGNATGPHLHFEARTGADYGSDIDPVAYLRSHGVNV; encoded by the coding sequence ATGGCGTTCATCCGTGCCACCGGGAAGCACCGTCGTGCGAGCCGCCCCGCTCGGTCGACCCGCAACATCGCCGGCATAGCCACCCTCGCGGCCGGCGGCGTCGTCGCCTCCGTGGCCTCGCCGGCGCTGGCGGCCACGGACCAGGCGCGCACCCACGACACCGGTCTGCAGCAGGCCGTCGTGCTCGGTGACGAGCTCGCCAACCACGTCGCGGCCCAGGCCGACGCGCAGCAGGCCGAGGCGGAGGCCGCAGCGGCGAAGGCGAAGGCCGAGGCCGTGGCCAAGAAGCAGGCCGAGGAGGCCAAGCGACGCGTCGAGGCCGCCCGCAAGGCCAAGGAGCGCGCCGCCCGGGAGGCGGAGCGCAAGCGCCTCAACACCTTTGTCGCCCCCGTGGCCGACTCCTACGTGTCCACCTCGTACAAGGCCTCCAGCGGCCTGTGGTCCTCGGGCAGCCACACCGGCATCGACTTCCACGCCGCCTCCGGCACCTCCGTCCACGCCGTCGGCACGGGCACCGTCGTCGAGGCCGGCTGGGGCGGCTCCTACGGAAACAACATCGTGATCAAGATGAACGACGGGACGTACACCCAGTACGGTCACCTGTCGTCGCTCGGCGTCTCCGTCGGCCAGCACGTGACCCCGGGCCAGCAGATCGGCCTCTCCGGCGCCACCGGCAACGCCACCGGCCCCCACCTGCACTTCGAGGCCCGCACCGGTGCCGACTACGGCTCGGACATCGACCCCGTCGCCTACCTGCGCTCGCACGGCGTCAACGTCTGA
- a CDS encoding M16 family metallopeptidase, with protein sequence MDFHPQPRGGAPRPWAFPAPDRSHLPNGLTLLTSHRPGQQVVAVEINLVAPLDAEPEGLDGVATIMARALSEGTDQHDAEEFAAELERCGATLDAHADHPGVRVSLEVPASRLPRALGLLADALRAPAFPESEVERLVRNRLDEIPHELANPARRAAMALSKELFPATSRMSRPRQGTEETVGRIDAAAVRAFYDAHVRPATATAVIVGDFTGVDLEAALAETLGAWSGSTAEPLKASPIVADDTGRVVIVDRPGAVQTQLLIGRIGADRHDRVWPAQVLGTYCLGGTLTSRLDRVLREEKGYTYGVRAFGQVLRSTAPTSPEGATGASLLAISGSVDTASTVPALDDLWNVLRTLAAEGLTDDERDVAVQNLVGVAPLKYETAAAVAGTLADQVEQHLPDDFQAQLYVRLAETGTVEATAAAVNAFPVDRLVTVLVGDAAQIAEPIKALGIGEVTVVGG encoded by the coding sequence ATGGACTTTCACCCGCAGCCCCGTGGCGGCGCGCCCAGGCCGTGGGCCTTCCCTGCCCCCGACCGCAGCCACCTGCCCAACGGGCTGACCCTCCTGACCAGCCACCGCCCCGGCCAGCAGGTCGTCGCCGTCGAGATCAACCTCGTCGCGCCGCTGGACGCCGAACCCGAGGGCCTGGACGGCGTCGCCACGATCATGGCGCGCGCCCTGTCCGAGGGCACCGACCAGCACGACGCCGAGGAGTTCGCCGCCGAGCTGGAGCGCTGCGGCGCCACTCTGGACGCGCACGCCGACCACCCCGGCGTACGGGTCTCCCTGGAGGTGCCGGCGTCCCGGCTGCCGCGCGCGCTCGGCCTGCTCGCCGACGCGCTGCGCGCCCCCGCCTTCCCGGAGAGCGAGGTCGAGCGGCTGGTGCGCAACCGTCTCGACGAGATCCCGCACGAGCTCGCCAACCCGGCCCGGCGTGCGGCGATGGCGCTGTCCAAGGAGCTGTTCCCGGCCACGTCCCGTATGTCGCGGCCGCGCCAGGGCACCGAGGAGACCGTCGGACGCATCGACGCCGCGGCCGTCCGCGCCTTCTACGACGCCCATGTGCGGCCCGCGACGGCCACCGCCGTCATCGTCGGTGACTTCACCGGCGTCGACCTGGAGGCCGCGCTCGCCGAGACGCTCGGCGCGTGGAGCGGCTCGACGGCCGAGCCGCTGAAGGCCTCGCCGATCGTCGCCGACGACACCGGCCGCGTGGTGATCGTGGACCGGCCCGGCGCCGTCCAGACGCAGCTGCTCATCGGCCGCATCGGTGCCGACCGGCACGACCGGGTGTGGCCGGCGCAGGTCCTCGGCACCTACTGCCTGGGCGGTACCCTCACCTCCCGTCTGGACCGCGTGCTGCGGGAGGAGAAGGGCTACACCTACGGGGTGCGCGCCTTCGGCCAGGTACTGCGCTCCACCGCTCCCACGTCCCCCGAGGGCGCCACGGGCGCCTCACTGCTCGCCATCAGCGGCTCGGTGGACACCGCCTCCACCGTCCCGGCGCTCGACGACCTGTGGAACGTGCTGCGCACCCTTGCGGCAGAGGGGCTGACGGACGACGAGCGGGATGTCGCCGTGCAGAACCTCGTCGGGGTCGCGCCACTGAAGTACGAGACCGCGGCGGCCGTCGCGGGCACGCTCGCCGACCAGGTGGAGCAGCACCTGCCGGACGACTTCCAGGCGCAGTTGTACGTGCGGCTCGCGGAGACCGGCACGGTCGAGGCGACCGCGGCGGCGGTCAACGCCTTCCCCGTGGACCGGCTGGTGACGGTCCTGGTGGGCGATGCGGCGCAGATCGCCGAGCCCATCAAGGCGCTGGGCATCGGCGAGGTGACGGTCGTCGGCGGCTAG
- a CDS encoding M16 family metallopeptidase has protein sequence MGHTATEQAGSGGLTATEHRLANGLRVVLSEDHLTPVAAVCLWYDVGSRHEVKGRTGLAHLFEHLMFQGSAQVKGNGHFELVQGAGGSLNGTTSFERTNYFETMPAHELELALWLEADRMGSLLTALDDESMENQRDVVKNERRQRYDNVPYGTAFEKLTAMAYPEGHPYHHTPIGSMADLDAASLEDARAFFRTYYAPNNAVLSIVGDIDPEQTLAWVEKYFGSIPGHDGKQPPRDGTLPEVIGGELREVVEEDVPARALMAAYRLPHDGTREADAADLALTVLGGGESSRLYNRLVRRDRSAVAAGFGLLRLAGAPSLGWLDVKTSGGVEVPGIERAVDEELARFAAEGPTPEEMERAQAQLEREWLDRLATVSGRADELCRFAVLFGDPQLALSAVQRVLDITPEEVQAVAKARLRPDNRAVLVYEPTEPTDAADTEEGEADQ, from the coding sequence ATGGGTCACACGGCCACAGAACAAGCCGGCTCCGGCGGCCTGACTGCGACCGAGCACCGGCTGGCCAACGGCCTGCGCGTGGTGCTCTCCGAAGACCACCTGACCCCGGTCGCAGCGGTCTGCCTGTGGTACGACGTCGGCTCCCGCCACGAGGTCAAGGGCCGCACGGGCCTGGCTCACCTCTTCGAGCACCTGATGTTCCAGGGGTCCGCGCAGGTGAAGGGCAACGGCCACTTCGAGCTGGTGCAGGGCGCCGGCGGTTCGCTCAACGGCACCACGAGCTTCGAGCGCACCAACTACTTCGAGACCATGCCCGCCCATGAGCTGGAGCTCGCGCTCTGGCTGGAGGCGGACCGGATGGGCTCGCTGCTGACCGCGCTCGACGACGAGTCCATGGAGAACCAGCGCGACGTCGTCAAGAACGAGCGCCGCCAGCGCTACGACAACGTCCCCTACGGCACGGCCTTCGAGAAGCTGACGGCCATGGCGTACCCCGAGGGGCACCCGTACCACCACACGCCCATCGGGTCGATGGCCGACCTGGACGCGGCCTCCCTGGAGGACGCACGGGCGTTCTTCCGGACCTACTACGCGCCCAACAACGCCGTCCTGTCGATCGTCGGCGACATCGATCCCGAGCAGACGCTGGCCTGGGTGGAGAAGTACTTCGGCTCGATCCCCGGGCACGACGGCAAGCAGCCCCCGCGGGACGGCACGCTGCCCGAGGTCATCGGCGGCGAGCTGCGGGAGGTCGTCGAGGAGGACGTGCCCGCACGCGCCCTGATGGCGGCCTACCGCCTGCCGCACGACGGCACCCGGGAGGCGGACGCCGCCGACCTCGCGCTGACCGTCCTGGGAGGCGGCGAGTCCTCCCGCCTGTACAACCGGCTGGTGCGCCGCGACCGCAGCGCCGTGGCGGCCGGCTTCGGTCTGCTGCGGCTGGCCGGTGCGCCCTCGCTGGGCTGGCTGGACGTGAAGACGTCCGGCGGGGTGGAGGTCCCCGGCATCGAGCGCGCGGTCGACGAGGAACTGGCGCGCTTCGCCGCCGAGGGCCCGACCCCGGAGGAGATGGAGCGGGCCCAGGCCCAGCTGGAGCGCGAATGGCTGGACCGGCTGGCCACGGTCAGCGGCCGCGCCGACGAACTGTGCCGTTTCGCCGTCCTGTTCGGCGACCCGCAGCTGGCGCTGTCCGCCGTGCAGCGCGTTCTGGACATCACCCCCGAGGAGGTGCAGGCGGTCGCCAAGGCCCGGCTGCGCCCCGACAACCGCGCGGTGCTGGTCTACGAGCCCACCGAGCCGACCGACGCCGCCGACACCGAGGAAGGGGAGGCGGACCAGTGA